Proteins from one Oscillatoria nigro-viridis PCC 7112 genomic window:
- a CDS encoding MAPEG family protein yields MMQIEPTNMTFPLWGLTIFILWTIAVVIMLLTVRIRHLSAGGSVKDFGTQNDDSLLWRLFRVQSNLIENLPLYLGVVFLLTVRGVSGTAVDLLIVVYILFRLVHSAVHIAGLDPKFRLFSLVIQLSCLVALTIMAVL; encoded by the coding sequence ATGATGCAAATTGAACCGACAAATATGACTTTCCCTCTCTGGGGTTTAACAATTTTCATTTTGTGGACGATCGCGGTTGTTATCATGCTGCTAACAGTCAGGATTCGGCATCTATCTGCGGGCGGATCTGTAAAAGATTTCGGCACACAAAACGACGACAGCTTGCTTTGGCGACTATTTCGAGTACAATCCAACTTGATAGAAAACCTGCCTTTGTATTTGGGAGTTGTTTTCCTTCTAACAGTTAGGGGTGTTTCAGGAACAGCAGTAGATTTGCTGATTGTTGTGTACATTCTATTTCGGCTTGTACATTCAGCGGTTCACATTGCTGGCCTCGATCCCAAGTTTCGGTTGTTCAGCTTAGTAATTCAGTTAAGCTGTTTGGTCGCCTTAACTATTATGGCAGTTTTATAG
- a CDS encoding DUF3037 domain-containing protein, giving the protein MPDRFLYDYAIIRVVPKVEREEFINVGAIVSCAAKKFLEARIEIDEQRLMAIDSTLDLEMIRNHLAVIPIICAGGKESGAIGQLPHRERFHWLVAPRSTIVQTSRVHTGFCQSLPGAIEHLLDTMVRSSSRC; this is encoded by the coding sequence GTGCCCGATCGATTTCTTTATGATTATGCCATTATCCGCGTCGTTCCCAAAGTCGAGCGCGAGGAGTTTATCAACGTCGGGGCGATCGTTTCCTGCGCTGCGAAAAAATTCCTCGAAGCCCGTATCGAAATTGATGAACAGCGCTTGATGGCGATCGACTCAACCTTGGATCTGGAAATGATTCGCAATCACCTAGCAGTCATTCCCATCATTTGTGCCGGCGGCAAGGAATCTGGCGCGATCGGTCAACTGCCCCACAGAGAGCGCTTTCACTGGCTCGTAGCACCCCGCAGCACGATCGTTCAGACATCGCGGGTACACACTGGTTTTTGCCAGAGTCTACCGGGTGCGATCGAACACTTGCTCGATACAATGGTGCGATCGTCAAGTCGATGTTAG
- a CDS encoding HipA family kinase has protein sequence MSISLRTVIATRYVTPLREGGSLPAIVEADDDGMYVLKFRGAGQGAKSLIAELVAGEIARASGLPVPELVFVELDPELARTEPDPEIQDLIRASAGLNLALDYLPGSITFDPIAGKSEADLASEIVWFDAFVTNIDRTPRNANMLVWHRRLWLIDHGAALYFHHTWKDYLSRSRDRFPPIKDHVLLRFANTLEAANSKMTQTLTPEIIGNIVKLIPDTWLVGDSPFSDRNQHRDAYIEYLLNRLESPHIFLEEAISARSISL, from the coding sequence ATGAGTATCAGCTTGCGAACAGTCATTGCTACCAGGTATGTCACTCCCTTGCGCGAGGGCGGATCGCTGCCGGCGATCGTCGAAGCAGATGATGATGGTATGTACGTGCTCAAATTTCGGGGTGCGGGCCAGGGAGCAAAATCTCTGATCGCCGAGCTAGTGGCGGGAGAGATTGCTCGCGCCTCCGGGCTGCCAGTCCCCGAACTCGTCTTTGTTGAACTCGATCCCGAACTGGCTCGGACTGAGCCTGACCCGGAAATTCAAGATTTGATCCGAGCAAGCGCTGGCCTCAACCTCGCCCTCGACTATCTCCCGGGCTCTATCACTTTTGACCCGATAGCGGGGAAATCAGAGGCGGATCTCGCCTCAGAAATCGTCTGGTTCGATGCTTTTGTGACCAACATCGATCGCACGCCGCGCAATGCAAATATGCTGGTATGGCACCGCCGGCTTTGGCTGATCGATCACGGTGCAGCCCTCTACTTCCACCATACCTGGAAAGATTATCTCTCGCGCAGCCGCGATCGTTTTCCCCCAATCAAAGACCACGTTCTGCTGCGTTTTGCCAACACGCTGGAAGCGGCTAATTCAAAGATGACTCAAACGCTAACCCCGGAGATCATTGGCAACATCGTTAAACTAATTCCTGATACTTGGCTGGTGGGAGATTCTCCTTTCAGCGATCGCAACCAACATCGGGATGCTTATATCGAGTACCTGCTAAATCGGTTAGAATCACCACATATTTTTTTGGAGGAAGCGATTAGTGCCCGATCGATTTCTTTATGA